The Burkholderia mayonis DNA window TTTTTATGAGCTATGAAATTAGAGCCGTGAGCACTAACGCCAATACAACCGATACAAGTGCGCATGGGAATAATTCCCAGTCATGCCACCACCCGAGGTAATCCAACCCTATCCCCATTCCGAAGAAAAACACCACTACGAATGACAAGAATCTGATTATATTTTCGCCAGAATCGACGCCAGAACTTGAAAGTTCGGACGCATTCGGGACATCTCTGGTGCAGTGCGGGCAGACATCTGCCTCTTCGTGCATCGGTTTATAGCAATGAGGGCAATCAACCAACATTCCTGAAACTCTCCTTGCGACGACTGGTCTTGCTCGGGTCTCCAGCTTGATCATTCCCGTCACCCCGTTTGGCCTTCTGAAATTTTCCCGTGGCAACCGAGGGGCCGACGACAGCCACCCTCGTCGATTGTCACTCATAGTGCGTGTCACTATAGTGAGTGGCTTCATAAAGGTCAAATCCATACCCTCGTCGGGTGTTCGTGGACGCCCAACGATGGATTACGACCCGCTAGAGCTGTTCGGAAAACGACTGGTGGAGCTGCGCAAGGCGAAAGGCTGGTCGCAGGAGAAGCTCGCGCTCGAATCGGGCTTGGCGAGGTCATATGTTGGCGGGATCGAGCGTGGGCAAAGGAACATCGCGCTCTACAACATCTGCGTGTTGGCCGAAACCTTGGGCGTCGCACCGGGCGAAATGCTGGCGTTCGAGGTCGAGTCAGTGAAGGCTACGCGGCGCAAGTGATCTAGTCGCCCACGTAGTCCGCCGTATAGCGTCGGCATTCCGACGATAGCCGGTGAATATAGGGATGCACTTCTCCGAGCTCGACCTGCAACCGACCAACCGCGGCAGCATGAGCAGCCTTGATGTGCCCTTCTGCGATCTGGTTCGCCGTGTGCGCGTACATCAGCCCGATTGCGGCCAATCCCTCATGCACGAGCTGAAGCACCAGTTCAGCCGATTCCGCGAGATCAACCAGCACGTCTGGATCGGCCTCATCGTAGTCCGGGTCGCCGGATAGTGTTGTGGGAAGCTGCACCAGCCCGGCGATCAAGTCGCGTAGTGGACGACGGATCAAGTTCGGCTTAGCCATCTCCGGCGCGATGGGATGCTTGCCTCTCATGCTCAATATTCGCTCGGAAACAACAGCGTTGTCATGCGCCGATCTGCTTCGGTGATGATCCAGACACGTTTGCCCGCAACGTCATAGCTCGACAGGATGCGTGCGCCATGCGCGACAGCACTGTGATTGGCCCGTGCGTCCTCGGCAGGTACACTCCCCCAATCGCCGTGGACATGCCGATCTAGATAGAACGCCGCAGCAATGCGGTGTTGCTCAAGATGCGCAGCCACGGCACGCGTCGCAACGACCTGGCCGAGTTGGAATAGTGGTCGGCTCATGAGCGACCGCCCGAGTAGATGGCCCATGCCGATTCGATCAATGCCGCAGGGACATCGCCGACCTCGAATCCCGGTACGTCTTCGAGCAGAGTCAGCAGATGGTTCGTGAACTCGGCGCGCGAGAAATTGCCGCCGAACGCATCTTGAATAGACTCCACCAACCCCTGAATCTGGTCGGTGGTCAGCGGCGGGAAATCGTTGTGGTGTTGGATGTCGTTCATGCCGCGACCATCTCCTTATTCGCGGTCGGCGGCAACTGGGCGAAATCATTCAAGGCCCCTTCCCGATGTACAATCGGTCCACGTCAATAACACGCGGGGGCGGCGATGAATGCGGATGGCAATCCCGGTAATGCCGTAAGCCCAACTGATTCGGCCGTTGAGCGGATTCGAACCGAACTCGAAAAACTGAATCCGAGCACGAAGCGGCGAATCCTCGAGAAATTCGCTCTGGCAGCACTCGGCAGTATTCCTTGGGTGGGCGGATTCATCAGCGCACTGGCGAGCGTCAAGACCGAAGAATCCGGTTTGCGAACATCGTCACTTCAGACTCAATGGCTGGAGCAACATCAGTCCAAGATGGAAACATTGAGCGCAACCATGCAGGAAATCGGCCGTCGGTTCGAGGCGATTGGCGAGGAAATCGACGAACGTCTGTCGAGCGAAGAATATCTCGACATCGTTCGCAAGGCTTTCCGTGCGTGGGACAAAGCAGACACCGAAGAAAAGCGCCGCTACGTGGCGAATCTCGTTACGAACGCCGCAGGGACGAGACTCTGCTCAGACGACGTGATTCGGCTCTTCATCGACTGGCTGGACAACTACCACGAATCGCACCTCGCCGTCATTCGCGAGATTTTCAAGAACCCCGGCTCGACGCGATTTGACATCTGGACGTCGATCTACGGTAATCTCGTCCGCGAGGATTCGGCAGAAGCCGACCTGTACAAACTATTGATCCGTGACCTCAGTAGCGGCGGAGTCATACGCCAGACGCGAGACACAAACGCCGATGGGCAGTTTCTGCGAAAACAACCAACACGAAAGCCATCTCTACCAGCAAGTGCTACGATGGAATCGGCGTTTGAGGGCAGCAAACAATACGTGCTGACGGAGCTTGGTAAGCAGTTTGTGCACTACTCCATGAACGAGGTTGTTCAGCGAGTATCTGGCGAATAGTCGCGACAACATCAGGTCTCGCGCCTCTGCGATGCTCGCGACACTTAAAGCACCTTGCTCGCCTTTCCCAGATCAGCCATGATTGTTCGTACATCGTTGGCATATCTCTCAATAGGCCATGACTCAAACGCAGCCGAGCCATGTTCGTCAATCAACGAGTATGCGAGCAGGCACATCGGTCGGTCGAACAACGAGTTGCTACCAACACGGGCGGCGATCTTCTTCGCCAGAGCAGGCAGAGTAACGAGCTCGCGCAATTTTTCGCGATTCGTTTGCGTTAGCCAGTCGCGATATTTGCTCAACACTGTCATGGTATCGTCGTCATTGGTTGACACATCGCGATGTCCCGTGACTTGGGCATAGACATCAGGCAAGAACCGAAGCCATTCTTCGCGCTCCGTATTCACCTGATTTAACTCTTCAAGCGCCTCACAGAACATGCTGTCCGTGGTTTCCATCAGCGCCATGCATCGAGCAACCAGTCGCCTCGTGGACGAAGGTACTACGCCCGCTGGCTTGTAAATGTTGTCATGCACGAGTTCCGCATATGCATGCTGCAACAACGTTCGCACTTGGACTTCGCATGCAAGATCCGCTGGCACTTCAACATCGTTGAGTACCAGCTTGCTCTTATTTCTTGCGAGATAGTGGACCGACTGATAATCGAAGACCATTGGCTCCTGGCTGATTTCGAATGACGGGTCACGCTCCCTGCTAAGCGTCCAGTCAGTGCAGTGAGCCAAAGCCTCCTCTAGTATGTCGATGTCCGTGCGCACTAAAACGATGAAGCGTGCCCCCACTAGATCCGTGATCTGCCTGCCTGGATCCGTGTAACCTTTCCTGTCGATTTTCTCGAAAGCGGACTTGGCGCTCTTCACCCGATAGGTCGGCTCCACCTTGAAGAAGGATTCAAACCTACGCTCTCCGACCTCGCCTCGCACTCGATCAGTGACTCGCTGGACGACAAACTTCCCCCACTCCTCAAGTGCGGGAGATAGGTTGCCAAGCCACTGATCGACTTCGTCTCGGGTCATTCCTGTGACTGAAGTGTGCCGTTGATGGTAACCGTAGTTACCCCATCAACAGACGTATCGATAGAAACAAGCTCCTTCAGTTTGTCAGGTGGCGTAGAAATCACTACGTCCCCCGAAAAAACCATTCGCTGTCGCCGTTTAAGCTTCGCTTTGATGTACTCCGTGTTCTTAGATACCGCATGCACCGGAAAGTTGGCACGCTCCATGAAATCGCAATACTCGTCACGTGTAGCCCGCTCAAAGTGTTCGTCCGCAAAGTCAGCGACGCTGAGGGTCTGTTTGTTGCTCCGGAGTTCTGAACGCAACGCATCGACAAGATCCATACGGTCCTCTGGCTCGAAGCCGCGCGAGTTGATGAACTCGATAGTACGTTCGTAGAAGTCCTGTGTCAGACGCTTGTCTGAAGCAGCGATGTCAGCGCCCATGAACCCGCTGTAGAAATACAGCGCAGCACTTCTTGTCTCCGTGCCTGTCATCAAGTGGTCGAAAAGATGCATCACGAAATGCTCTCGCTGGTATGGCTGAGCACGCCCTGCATTCCCATCGATCTGTTGCACGTACCCTATCTTATACAGGCGCTGACTATCCGTTAGAAAGATATTGGTCAGGTAGTCAATCTGTGTCTGCTGCCCGTGCCTCGTCTCCCCTAGTCCATCCTGCATTTCTGCTTTGATGACCGCCATAAATCGGCGTTGCACTCTTCCCACGACACCCGAAACAACAATCAGCTTGCTCGGCGGCAAATCCCGCATGACTTGCGCAGCAGCCAAGTCATGCGCCATCTGACGACTCATCTCCATGAATTGACCATCGTCGGTGTGCATAGCATCGGCAGCATTCTGAAAAAAGCTGCCCGGACCCGCGTCCCTTATATCGACCTCGATGCCGTGCGACCGATGCCCGAGTGCCTGCACAATCCGTCGCGTAAACATATCCATCGCTCCCGGCGGCAAGTGCAGCAAGTCGTCAGCGTAATTTGGCTCGACGACGTTTCTGTCCACATCCCGTTGATTGATGTGATGAACAACCAGTCGCTCTATGACGAGCAAGTCCAACGTCAGCATGGTCCCTCAGCGTGTAGTTATTACGAGCGCGCCGAGTGTGACACATTCCTGCCGGCCGAGGAAAGCTACCGGCACAAGCACTGTACATTTATACAGTACACCATTGCGCGGGCAGATGCCACCCGTCGAACGGACGATGCCAGCGAAGCCACCGCTTCGCCATGCAGCCATGCCAGTTTCGATGCCACCAGCCAAACTCCCCCGCTTGCCTTCCCCACCCAAACCCCTGTAAAATTACATATTCTGCGGGCGTCGTATAATGGCCATTACCTCAGCTTCCCAAGCTGATGACGTGGGTTCGATTCCCATCGCCCGCTCCACTTTCCCGACCGTGGATGCCATCCGCAGCCGAAGCACGCGAAGCCGCCTCGTCGAAGGCGGCTTTTTCGTATTTCGTACGCAGTACCGGGCGGCCCGTCGATCGCGACGCCGCCCTGCGCGCCGCGGCACCCGGCCCGCCACTCGCCTTTCATTGCCACGATGACTCACGACGATCCGAACGCTCCCGGCGTGCCGCACGACGACGCCAACGACGCCGCCTCCGCACCGGCGACCGACGCCACTCCGGCAGCCGGCGACGACGAATCGAACCCGCTCCATCTTCGCCGTATCCGCAGCTTCGTGACGCGCGCCGGCCGCGTGTCGACCGGCCAGCGCCGCGCGCTCGACGAATTCGGCCCGCGCTTCGTCGTCCCGTACGAGCGTGCACGGCCGGACTGGGACGCGATCTTCGGTCGCCGCGCGCCGCGCGTGCTCGAGATCGGCTTCGGGATGGGCGCATCGACGGCCGAAATCGCCGCGCTTCGCCCGGGCGACGACTTCATCGGCGTCGAGGTGCACGAGCCAGGCGTCGGCGCGCTGCTGAAGCTGATCGGCGAGCGGCAGTTGACGAACATCCGGATCATCCAGCACGACGCGGTCGAGGTGCTCGAGCACATGATCGCGCCGGACGGTCTCGACGGCGTCCACATCTTCTTCCCGGACCCGTGGCACAAGGCGCGCCACCACAAGCGCCGGCTGATCCAGCCGCCGTTCGTCGCGCAGCTCGCGACGCGGCTCAAGCCGGGCGCGTACCTGCATTGCGCGACCGACTGGCAGAACTATGCGGAACAGATGCTCGAGGTGCTCGGCGCCGATCCGACGCTCGAGAACACCGCGAAAGGCTATGCGCCCCGCCCCGACTATCGTCCGGTGACGAAGTTCGAGCGCCGCGGGTTGCGGCTCGGGCACGGCGTGTGGGATCTCGTATTCAAGAAGCGCGCGGACTGACGCGCGGCACCGACCGGCGAATCCGGTCGAACGAAGGTCTGCAGCGGCGAGCGCACCGCCGCCGCATATCGGCTTGTTCAGTGCGAGAACCGCGGCTGCGGCCTCACGTCCACTCGATCCAGCCGCTATAGCCGACGAGCAGCACGAACAGCCCGAACGCGATCCGATACCACGCGAACACGGTGAAATCGTGCGACGCGACGTAGCGCAGCAGCCAGCGCACGCACGCGAACGCGCTGACGAAGGCGGCGGCGAGGCCGATCGAGAAGAGGCCGATCGAATCGGCGTCGAATGCGCGCCAATCCTTTGCTGTCTCGTACAGCGTCGCGCCGAAGATCACCGGGATCGCGAGAAAGAACGAGAATTCGGTCGCGACGCGCCGATCGAGGCCGAACAGTATCCCGCCGATGATCGTCGAGCCGGACCGTGACATCCCCGGAATCAATGCGAAGCACTGCGCGAGGCCGACCTTCAGTGCGTCGAGCGGCGTCAGCGCATCGATCGACTGCACGCGCGCCGGCGCACCCCGCTCGCGCCGCCGCCCCTCGACCCACAGGATCACCACGCCGCCGACGACAAGCGCAA harbors:
- the trmB gene encoding tRNA (guanosine(46)-N7)-methyltransferase TrmB, yielding MTHDDPNAPGVPHDDANDAASAPATDATPAAGDDESNPLHLRRIRSFVTRAGRVSTGQRRALDEFGPRFVVPYERARPDWDAIFGRRAPRVLEIGFGMGASTAEIAALRPGDDFIGVEVHEPGVGALLKLIGERQLTNIRIIQHDAVEVLEHMIAPDGLDGVHIFFPDPWHKARHHKRRLIQPPFVAQLATRLKPGAYLHCATDWQNYAEQMLEVLGADPTLENTAKGYAPRPDYRPVTKFERRGLRLGHGVWDLVFKKRAD
- a CDS encoding undecaprenyl-diphosphate phosphatase; the protein is MDWILICKALALGIIEGLTEFLPVSSTGHLIVAGSFLRFHSEQAKTFDVVIQFGAILAVCWEYRRRIVDVVTGLPAQREARRFVMNVVIATLPAISLALLFEKTIKSVLFAPVPVAVALVVGGVVILWVEGRRRERGAPARVQSIDALTPLDALKVGLAQCFALIPGMSRSGSTIIGGILFGLDRRVATEFSFFLAIPVIFGATLYETAKDWRAFDADSIGLFSIGLAAAFVSAFACVRWLLRYVASHDFTVFAWYRIAFGLFVLLVGYSGWIEWT
- a CDS encoding GTP pyrophosphokinase, whose amino-acid sequence is MTRDEVDQWLGNLSPALEEWGKFVVQRVTDRVRGEVGERRFESFFKVEPTYRVKSAKSAFEKIDRKGYTDPGRQITDLVGARFIVLVRTDIDILEEALAHCTDWTLSRERDPSFEISQEPMVFDYQSVHYLARNKSKLVLNDVEVPADLACEVQVRTLLQHAYAELVHDNIYKPAGVVPSSTRRLVARCMALMETTDSMFCEALEELNQVNTEREEWLRFLPDVYAQVTGHRDVSTNDDDTMTVLSKYRDWLTQTNREKLRELVTLPALAKKIAARVGSNSLFDRPMCLLAYSLIDEHGSAAFESWPIERYANDVRTIMADLGKASKVL
- a CDS encoding nucleoid-associated protein — protein: MLTLDLLVIERLVVHHINQRDVDRNVVEPNYADDLLHLPPGAMDMFTRRIVQALGHRSHGIEVDIRDAGPGSFFQNAADAMHTDDGQFMEMSRQMAHDLAAAQVMRDLPPSKLIVVSGVVGRVQRRFMAVIKAEMQDGLGETRHGQQTQIDYLTNIFLTDSQRLYKIGYVQQIDGNAGRAQPYQREHFVMHLFDHLMTGTETRSAALYFYSGFMGADIAASDKRLTQDFYERTIEFINSRGFEPEDRMDLVDALRSELRSNKQTLSVADFADEHFERATRDEYCDFMERANFPVHAVSKNTEYIKAKLKRRQRMVFSGDVVISTPPDKLKELVSIDTSVDGVTTVTINGTLQSQE
- a CDS encoding helix-turn-helix domain-containing protein, with the translated sequence MDYDPLELFGKRLVELRKAKGWSQEKLALESGLARSYVGGIERGQRNIALYNICVLAETLGVAPGEMLAFEVESVKATRRK